From the genome of Argentina anserina chromosome 4, drPotAnse1.1, whole genome shotgun sequence, one region includes:
- the LOC126791363 gene encoding zinc finger protein 4-like, translating into MITVPNLNLEFENDVSEGTSQETSNSIAQQNESPDPSKDSTTTSCLTNQTNPQQNPGPMSLDLTLQFSSKDLELKGMTRETSSEIEAAPDSEAAIPRVFSCNYCKRKFFSSQALGGHQNAHKRERTMAKRALRMGMFPDHRYTSLASLPLHGSAASAFRSLGIEAHSAMHQNMLMHSDPRIPVPDTRGVARFHQQDYYGVPMPMPMPSMPMFMEDDDVGMVWPGSFRQVGESFRGHFNVDQYAQGSQMIDSGRTMPPKSSTGSSSPSPDLTLKL; encoded by the coding sequence ATGATAACAGTGCCAAACTTGAATTTGGAATTTGAGAATGATGTTTCAGAAGGCACAAGCCAAGAAACTTCCAACAGCATAGCTCAGCAAAACGAATCCCCTGATCCCTCCAAGGACAGCACCACTACTTCTTGTCTCACAAATCAGACAAACCCTCAACAAAATCCTGGGCCTATGTCCCTTGACTTAACACTCCAGTTTAGCTCCAAAGACCTCGAATTGAAGGGCATGACAAGGGAGACTAGCAGTGAAATAGAAGCAGCACCTGATTCAGAAGCAGCAATTCCAAGGGTATTCTCTTGCAACTACTGTAAGCGCAAGTTCTTTAGCTCTCAAGCATTGGGTGGACATCAGAATGCTCATAAGAGGGAGAGGACAATGGCAAAGCGTGCACTGCGGATGGGAATGTTTCCTGATCACAGGTATACTAGCTTGGCATCTCTTCCCCTACACGGTTCAGCTGCTTCTGCCTTCCGGTCACTTGGGATCGAAGCTCACTCTGCAATGCACCAAAACATGTTGATGCACTCAGACCCGAGAATACCTGTTCCTGACACAAGAGGTGTAGCAAGGTTTCACCAGCAAGACTATTATGGAgtaccaatgccaatgccaatgccgtcAATGCCAATGTTcatggaagatgatgatgtggGTATGGTTTGGCCCGGGAGCTTTCGGCAGGTGGGTGAGAGCTTCCGAGGTCATTTCAATGTGGATCAATATGCCCAAGGTTCACAGATGATCGACTCAGGACGGACAATGCCACCAAAAAGTAGTACAGGTTCATCATCTCCTTCACCTGATCTTACTTTAAAGCTTTGA